A genomic window from Winogradskyella sp. J14-2 includes:
- a CDS encoding WD40/YVTN/BNR-like repeat-containing protein, with product MKHIFPLVFLFCISFISAQEFSMDLVKKMTPRNIGPAGMSGRVTAIDVVNNNPDIMYVGTASGGLWKSTSGGIKWEPIFDKEVTASIGAVEIQQSNPSVIWVGTGEGNPRNSLNGGYGIYKSLDGGKSWMAMGLEKTRHIHRIIVDPSNPNVVYVGAIGSPWGEHPERGVFKTTDGGKTWNKILFANNKTGVADMVMDPTNPNKLFVAMWEHKRDPWFFNSGGEGSGLHMTHDGGKTWKKITPDDGFPKGNLGRIGVAIAANKPNIVYALVEAEKNALYKSEDGGFKWKKINDKNDIGNRPFYYSEIYVDPQNENRVYSVFTYVNVSEDGGKNFEQLMPAYGVSNGVHPDHHAWWIHPEDGSFMIDGNDGGMNITKDGGKSWRFIGNLPVAQFYHINVDNEFPYNVYGGMQDNGSWRGPAYVWKDQGIRNSYWQEISFGDGFDVVPDRDDSRYGWSMSQQGYVSRYDWQTGNNYGVRPTHPDPEMQLRFNWNSAINIDPFDNSTIYFGSQFVHKSTDKGETWTIISPDLTTNDPEKQKQSESGGLTMDATGAENHCTILVIEPSPVEKDMLWAGTDDGRVHYTTDGGKNWNDVSKNITGLPKGSWIAQIKASNKNKGEALLIANDYRRFNYAPYAYRTKNYGKSWERIVDERDVKSYTLAIVEDIEEPNLLFLGTDDGLYISLNAGEKWTKWTEGFPTTSVKDLVIHPREHDLVIGTFGRAAWVLDDIRPLRAIAKNKSIINSNIELFDPPTAYQAAYQQPTGSRFGADAMYHGENRGYGAHFSYLFNKKEPVKSDIKTDAKKGDKNISDKKVVNEISWDSLTLKIYDGDRLIRTLKQKAPKENGLHKWTWYMDEAGVSRPSRRVRKQDREPSGISVKPGNYKAVLYYGDITSETKISVKSDPRLNISQKNIDEVYTASKHLEQLQQKAAEAVEQLVKSKTIAVNYKKELSKLDKELYKAQVESSKEAIKAIDSLIDRYLGKVDKRQGITRNPEVTPMQRLGTARSYVSNSQTGLTTTETTLIQHAKDAFDKVFGETNNFFNTTWKDYQNTMKDLKIDPFKETKSFSID from the coding sequence ATGAAACATATCTTTCCCTTGGTTTTTCTATTCTGCATAAGCTTTATTTCTGCGCAAGAATTCTCGATGGATTTAGTAAAAAAAATGACACCAAGAAACATTGGTCCTGCAGGCATGTCTGGCCGTGTTACTGCCATTGATGTTGTAAATAACAATCCTGACATTATGTATGTAGGTACGGCTTCTGGTGGGCTTTGGAAATCAACATCTGGCGGTATAAAATGGGAGCCTATTTTTGATAAAGAAGTTACTGCTTCAATTGGTGCGGTAGAAATTCAGCAGTCAAATCCAAGTGTTATTTGGGTAGGTACTGGTGAGGGCAATCCACGAAATTCCCTTAATGGCGGTTACGGTATTTACAAATCTCTCGATGGTGGTAAATCGTGGATGGCTATGGGTCTGGAAAAAACTAGGCATATCCACAGAATCATTGTGGACCCAAGCAACCCAAACGTGGTTTATGTTGGTGCTATTGGCTCACCTTGGGGAGAACACCCAGAACGCGGCGTTTTCAAAACTACTGATGGTGGCAAAACTTGGAATAAAATATTATTTGCCAATAACAAAACTGGTGTAGCAGATATGGTAATGGACCCTACAAATCCTAATAAGTTGTTTGTAGCTATGTGGGAACATAAACGCGATCCTTGGTTTTTTAACTCTGGTGGAGAAGGCTCTGGTTTACACATGACGCACGATGGTGGTAAAACATGGAAAAAAATTACGCCAGATGATGGTTTTCCCAAAGGAAATTTAGGCCGTATTGGCGTAGCCATTGCGGCTAACAAACCAAATATTGTATACGCACTTGTTGAAGCCGAAAAAAATGCGCTTTATAAAAGTGAAGATGGTGGTTTTAAGTGGAAAAAAATTAATGATAAAAACGATATTGGTAATCGTCCGTTTTACTATTCTGAAATTTATGTAGATCCTCAAAATGAGAATCGTGTGTATTCCGTTTTTACGTACGTAAACGTTTCTGAAGATGGTGGTAAAAATTTTGAACAGCTTATGCCTGCTTATGGTGTAAGCAATGGTGTACATCCAGATCATCATGCGTGGTGGATTCATCCAGAAGATGGTAGTTTTATGATCGATGGCAATGATGGTGGAATGAATATTACCAAAGATGGAGGAAAATCTTGGCGTTTTATTGGTAATCTTCCTGTAGCTCAGTTTTACCATATTAATGTAGATAACGAATTTCCATATAATGTTTATGGAGGCATGCAAGATAATGGCTCTTGGCGAGGACCTGCTTATGTGTGGAAAGACCAAGGCATAAGAAATAGTTACTGGCAAGAAATTAGTTTTGGCGATGGCTTTGATGTGGTCCCAGATAGAGACGATTCGCGCTATGGTTGGTCCATGAGCCAACAAGGCTATGTAAGCCGTTACGATTGGCAAACAGGGAACAATTATGGCGTGCGACCAACGCATCCCGATCCAGAGATGCAATTGCGTTTTAACTGGAATTCGGCCATAAATATTGATCCGTTTGATAATAGCACCATTTATTTTGGTAGCCAGTTTGTTCATAAATCTACCGATAAAGGCGAAACTTGGACTATAATTTCACCAGATCTTACCACTAATGACCCAGAAAAACAGAAACAATCTGAAAGCGGAGGTTTAACCATGGACGCTACTGGTGCAGAAAATCACTGTACAATCTTAGTCATAGAACCTTCACCTGTGGAAAAAGATATGCTTTGGGCAGGTACAGATGACGGTCGTGTACATTACACTACAGATGGTGGCAAAAACTGGAACGATGTTTCTAAAAACATAACAGGTTTACCAAAAGGAAGTTGGATTGCACAAATAAAAGCCTCCAACAAAAACAAAGGTGAAGCATTGTTAATTGCCAATGATTACCGTCGCTTTAACTACGCGCCTTATGCTTACCGAACCAAGAATTATGGGAAATCTTGGGAACGTATTGTAGATGAAAGAGATGTAAAAAGTTACACGTTAGCTATAGTTGAAGATATTGAAGAACCAAATCTTTTGTTTTTAGGAACTGATGATGGACTATATATATCCCTAAACGCAGGCGAAAAATGGACCAAATGGACGGAAGGCTTCCCAACAACATCTGTAAAGGATTTAGTAATTCATCCCAGAGAACATGATTTAGTTATAGGTACGTTTGGCAGAGCGGCTTGGGTATTAGACGACATAAGACCTTTAAGGGCTATAGCAAAAAACAAATCGATCATCAATTCAAATATTGAATTGTTTGATCCACCTACAGCATATCAAGCGGCTTACCAACAACCAACGGGAAGTCGTTTTGGTGCAGATGCAATGTATCATGGTGAAAATCGTGGTTATGGTGCTCACTTTTCGTACTTATTTAATAAAAAAGAACCTGTTAAATCCGACATTAAAACAGATGCTAAAAAAGGTGATAAAAATATAAGTGACAAAAAAGTTGTAAATGAGATTAGTTGGGACTCTCTAACTTTAAAAATTTATGATGGAGACCGCTTAATTAGAACACTAAAGCAAAAGGCACCTAAAGAAAACGGACTGCATAAATGGACTTGGTATATGGACGAAGCTGGTGTAAGTAGACCTTCTCGCAGAGTACGTAAACAAGACCGAGAACCAAGTGGAATTAGTGTAAAACCTGGAAATTACAAAGCTGTATTGTATTATGGAGATATAACTTCAGAAACAAAGATTTCCGTAAAGTCAGATCCTCGATTAAATATATCACAAAAGAATATTGATGAAGTTTATACTGCTTCAAAGCACTTAGAACAGTTACAGCAAAAGGCCGCTGAAGCCGTTGAACAATTGGTAAAAAGTAAAACTATTGCCGTAAACTATAAGAAAGAATTATCTAAGCTTGACAAAGAATTGTACAAAGCACAAGTTGAAAGTTCTAAAGAAGCAATCAAAGCCATTGATAGTTTAATTGACAGATATTTAGGCAAAGTAGATAAGCGTCAAGGTATTACCAGAAATCCTGAAGTGACACCAATGCAGCGCCTTGGCACTGCAAGAAGTTATGTTAGTAATAGCCAAACAGGACTAACTACTACAGAAACTACATTAATACAACATGCTAAAG
- a CDS encoding vWA domain-containing protein, producing MNEKQNRSGFVFKTYEAPHQSPFEKLFEIFKELITYTSGDFDEAIDWLRQLDKEYELTTPDYTIDDFIEDLKNKGYIREEIEFGDEGDGSGKGKLSITAKTERAIRKQALEHIFGKIKRSGSGNHKSKGLGIGDEHTGDFRAYQFGDALEKVSVTESLRNAQINNGIGDFSLTEDDLVVEETLHKSQMSTVLMIDISHSMILYGEDRITPAKKVAMALAELITTRYPKDTLEILVFGNDAWPIKIKELPYLKVGPFHTNTVAGLQLAMDMLRRKRNTNKQIFMITDGKPSCLRMPDGQYYKNSNGLDPFITNKCYAMAQQARRLHIPITTFMIAEDPYLMQFIREFTQANRGKAFYTGLKGLGQMIFEDYENNRKKRIS from the coding sequence ATGAATGAAAAACAAAACAGATCAGGATTCGTATTTAAAACTTACGAAGCACCACACCAATCTCCTTTTGAAAAACTCTTCGAAATTTTTAAAGAGTTGATTACATACACATCGGGAGATTTTGATGAAGCCATTGATTGGTTACGCCAACTCGATAAGGAATACGAGCTTACCACACCAGACTATACCATTGACGATTTTATTGAAGACCTTAAAAATAAAGGTTATATACGCGAAGAGATTGAATTTGGCGACGAAGGTGATGGCAGCGGAAAAGGAAAACTATCTATTACCGCAAAGACCGAACGTGCTATTCGTAAACAGGCCTTAGAACATATTTTTGGTAAAATAAAGCGAAGCGGTTCTGGCAACCACAAAAGCAAAGGTCTTGGTATTGGCGATGAGCATACAGGCGATTTTAGAGCTTACCAATTTGGCGATGCACTCGAAAAAGTATCTGTGACCGAAAGTTTGCGTAACGCTCAAATTAACAATGGCATCGGTGATTTTAGCCTAACCGAAGACGATTTGGTGGTTGAAGAAACCCTACACAAAAGCCAAATGAGCACAGTGCTGATGATAGATATTAGTCACAGCATGATTTTGTATGGCGAAGATCGTATTACACCTGCCAAAAAAGTAGCCATGGCCTTGGCCGAATTAATCACCACACGCTACCCTAAAGATACACTTGAAATTTTGGTATTTGGCAATGATGCTTGGCCCATTAAAATAAAGGAATTACCGTATTTAAAAGTTGGGCCATTTCATACCAATACTGTTGCAGGTTTACAATTGGCTATGGATATGTTACGTAGAAAACGAAATACTAATAAACAGATTTTTATGATAACCGACGGTAAACCCAGTTGCTTGCGTATGCCAGACGGCCAATATTATAAAAACAGTAATGGCTTAGATCCTTTTATCACCAATAAGTGCTATGCTATGGCGCAACAAGCCAGACGTTTGCACATTCCTATCACCACATTTATGATTGCGGAAGATCCGTACTTAATGCAGTTTATTAGGGAGTTTACACAAGCTAATCGCGGAAAGGCTTTCTACACAGGCTTAAAAGGATTGGGACAAATGATATTTGAGGATTATGAAAACAACAGAAAAAAACGTATCTCCTAA
- a CDS encoding magnesium chelatase, with amino-acid sequence MKKNKITTLGELKQSGYQPKSIKDELRDNLIANIKNKKNTFEGIHGYENTVIPELERAILSRHNINLLGLRGQAKTRLARMMVNLLDEYIPVVEGSEINDDPLNPISRYAKELVAQKGDNTPISWLHRNERFAEKLATPDVTVADIIGDVDPIKAANLKLSYADDRVIHYGMIPRANRCIFVINELPDLQARIQVALFNILQEGDIQIRGFKLRLPLDMQFVFTANPEDYTNRGSIVTPLKDRIGSQILTHYPESVEIARTITSQEAKLVESQATSVYVPDLAKDLLEQISFEARESEYIDAKSGVSARMSITAFENLLSTAERRALLAGDESTSVRLSDFIGVIPAITGKVELVYEGEQEGADFVANELLNSAIKTLFPEYFPKIEKLEKQGDETPYDALISWFFNGDGFELLDDFDDATYQSKLDEIKPLDTLIADYQPDIDPKDVYFEKEFILWGLTQFKKLSKYRYAEGTQFKDPYGSYISGL; translated from the coding sequence ATGAAAAAAAATAAAATTACCACACTAGGCGAATTAAAACAATCTGGTTACCAGCCAAAATCCATAAAGGACGAACTACGAGATAACCTCATTGCCAACATTAAAAATAAAAAGAATACGTTTGAAGGGATCCACGGTTACGAAAACACGGTAATACCAGAATTGGAACGTGCCATTTTATCGCGCCACAACATCAATTTATTAGGATTGCGAGGCCAGGCAAAAACGCGTTTGGCACGTATGATGGTGAACCTCTTAGATGAATACATTCCTGTGGTTGAAGGCTCGGAGATTAATGACGATCCGCTCAATCCAATATCAAGATACGCCAAAGAATTAGTTGCCCAAAAAGGCGACAACACACCAATCTCTTGGTTACATAGAAATGAGCGCTTTGCAGAAAAACTCGCCACACCAGATGTTACCGTTGCCGATATTATTGGCGATGTGGACCCAATAAAAGCCGCTAACCTAAAACTGAGTTATGCAGATGACCGTGTGATTCATTACGGCATGATTCCGCGTGCCAACCGTTGTATTTTTGTTATTAATGAGTTACCAGATTTACAAGCCAGAATTCAGGTAGCTCTATTTAATATTTTGCAGGAAGGTGATATTCAAATTAGAGGATTCAAATTACGACTGCCTTTAGATATGCAGTTTGTGTTTACGGCAAACCCAGAAGATTATACCAATCGTGGTAGTATTGTAACACCATTAAAAGATAGAATTGGTTCACAGATTTTAACGCATTATCCTGAAAGTGTAGAAATTGCACGTACCATTACCTCACAAGAGGCCAAGTTAGTTGAGAGTCAGGCAACCTCTGTATATGTACCAGATTTGGCCAAGGATTTATTAGAACAAATTAGTTTTGAAGCACGCGAGAGCGAATACATTGATGCAAAAAGTGGTGTAAGTGCCAGAATGAGCATCACCGCTTTTGAAAATTTGCTGAGTACCGCAGAGCGACGTGCGTTGTTGGCTGGTGATGAAAGCACTTCTGTAAGACTTTCAGACTTTATAGGTGTTATTCCTGCCATTACAGGAAAAGTAGAATTGGTGTATGAAGGCGAACAGGAAGGTGCCGATTTTGTCGCCAACGAATTGTTGAACAGTGCTATAAAAACATTATTTCCTGAATATTTTCCGAAGATTGAAAAATTAGAAAAGCAAGGTGACGAGACACCTTACGATGCATTGATTTCATGGTTTTTTAATGGTGATGGTTTTGAATTGTTGGATGATTTTGATGATGCCACTTACCAATCAAAATTAGATGAAATAAAACCTTTAGACACATTAATTGCCGATTATCAACCAGATATAGACCCAAAAGATGTGTATTTTGAAAAAGAATTCATTCTTTGGGGATTAACCCAGTTTAAAAAACTGAGCAAATACAGATATGCAGAGGGAACTCAATTTAAGGATCCTTATGGCAGTTATATTAGTGGTCTGTAG
- a CDS encoding TonB-dependent receptor domain-containing protein — protein sequence MKRLLQLTVVLSINFAFAQNSITGKVVDANNQPISNAIVSLLNAETSAFIKGELTNENGIFKYKSIENGTYTLLITSLGMEDYKFENFSIENNAKNFETIVMKEASEALEEVTVVAEKPMIQVLADKTVFNVAGTINAIGDSGFELLRKAPGIIIDNSDNIVVEGKAGVLIYIDDRPSVLRGQDLVNFLKTLQASDIEALEIITQPSSRYDAEGNAGIINIKLKRDKTLGTNGSLASSLTVGEFARTSSSVSFNNRNKKTSIYGTYSNNFGKSFSFINLNRTQNGTNFDARTETIFDNNSNNIRIGFDYFTTPESTFGIILTGNFNNSNSESDSRTPITPLGNDNPNQVLIAESDSDNQTSNLYANLNYRFKDTLGHSLNIDVDFGKYDSDRTNLQPNRYLNGNETQVLSENIVFFDTPIDISIFSAQADYEQNFLKGKLGLGAKYSKVNTDNSFDAFDRTNGNNNLDETQSNDFIYDEQIIAAYFNYNRKFKKFNFQIGLRTETTISDGQLESMQDNADDRVTRNYTNWFPSGGITYQVNQKNSLALIYSKRIQRPNYQSLNPFQYRIDELSFRQGNPFLQPQYTDNLKLSHTYNYRLTTSLSYSFISDFFAQVTEALGDDQNFIIQRNVANQKIINLGISYPTKFNDWWRVYFSLNAYRSIYEATNPDFVSTKQNTLSLYAQNTFKLPKDITFEVSGWYSSPSVWGGTYETRSLGSLNLAFQKKFFDEKLTARLGFNDILFTSPWQGSTRFGDLFIDGNGGSDSRQVRFNLTYNFGRNEIKKARKRDTGIENEKNRMN from the coding sequence ATGAAACGACTTTTACAATTAACAGTAGTGCTATCCATAAATTTCGCATTTGCCCAAAATAGTATTACAGGTAAAGTAGTGGATGCAAACAACCAACCGATATCAAACGCTATTGTTTCGCTTCTTAATGCAGAAACTAGTGCATTTATAAAAGGTGAATTAACTAACGAAAACGGCATATTTAAGTACAAATCCATTGAAAATGGAACGTACACATTATTGATTACCAGTTTAGGTATGGAAGATTATAAATTTGAAAATTTCAGTATTGAAAATAATGCCAAAAACTTTGAAACTATAGTGATGAAAGAAGCCTCGGAAGCCTTGGAAGAAGTAACCGTGGTCGCCGAAAAACCCATGATTCAAGTTCTAGCCGATAAAACCGTTTTTAACGTTGCTGGAACGATTAATGCCATTGGCGATTCGGGTTTTGAACTGCTGCGAAAAGCACCTGGCATCATTATCGATAATTCGGATAATATTGTGGTTGAAGGAAAAGCTGGTGTCCTTATTTATATTGATGATAGACCATCCGTTTTACGAGGTCAGGATTTGGTAAACTTTCTTAAAACATTGCAAGCCAGCGATATTGAAGCTTTAGAAATTATAACGCAACCTTCGTCACGCTATGATGCGGAAGGTAACGCAGGCATCATCAATATTAAATTGAAACGCGATAAAACCTTAGGCACAAACGGAAGTTTAGCTTCAAGTTTGACTGTTGGTGAATTTGCCAGAACGAGCAGTTCTGTTTCATTCAATAACCGAAATAAAAAGACAAGTATTTACGGCACCTACAGCAATAATTTTGGGAAGAGTTTTAGTTTTATAAACCTCAACCGAACACAAAATGGTACTAATTTCGATGCCAGAACTGAAACTATTTTTGACAATAATAGCAACAACATTAGAATAGGTTTTGACTATTTCACAACACCAGAATCTACTTTTGGAATTATCCTAACAGGAAATTTCAACAATTCAAATTCTGAAAGCGATAGCCGTACACCAATTACACCCCTTGGTAACGACAATCCTAATCAAGTTTTAATTGCTGAAAGTGATTCGGACAATCAAACCTCAAATCTCTATGCCAACCTCAATTACCGATTTAAAGATACTTTGGGTCATTCTTTAAATATTGATGTCGATTTCGGAAAATATGATAGTGACCGTACCAACCTTCAACCCAATCGTTATTTAAATGGTAATGAAACTCAAGTTTTAAGTGAAAACATTGTCTTTTTTGATACACCGATTGATATTTCCATCTTTTCAGCCCAAGCAGATTATGAACAAAATTTTCTGAAAGGAAAGCTGGGTTTGGGTGCAAAATATTCTAAAGTCAATACCGACAACAGTTTCGATGCTTTTGACAGAACCAATGGTAATAACAATTTAGACGAAACACAATCAAACGATTTCATTTACGACGAACAGATTATTGCGGCATATTTTAACTACAATAGAAAATTTAAAAAATTTAATTTTCAGATTGGATTACGTACCGAAACAACCATTTCCGATGGACAGTTGGAAAGTATGCAGGATAACGCAGACGACCGTGTGACTAGAAATTACACGAATTGGTTTCCGAGTGGTGGCATTACCTATCAAGTTAATCAAAAGAACAGTTTGGCATTAATCTATAGCAAGCGTATTCAAAGACCAAATTATCAAAGTTTAAATCCGTTTCAATACCGCATTGACGAGTTATCATTTAGACAAGGTAATCCCTTTTTACAGCCGCAATACACGGATAATTTAAAGCTCTCGCATACCTACAATTATAGATTAACAACATCATTGAGCTACAGTTTTATATCCGATTTTTTTGCGCAGGTGACAGAAGCTTTAGGTGATGACCAAAACTTTATCATTCAAAGAAATGTAGCCAACCAAAAAATCATCAATTTAGGCATTTCATATCCAACAAAATTTAATGATTGGTGGCGTGTTTATTTTAGCCTTAATGCTTATAGAAGTATTTATGAAGCAACAAATCCAGACTTTGTTTCAACAAAGCAAAATACACTGAGCTTGTATGCGCAAAACACCTTTAAGCTACCTAAGGATATCACTTTTGAAGTTTCAGGTTGGTACAGTTCACCTTCAGTTTGGGGAGGCACCTACGAAACCCGAAGTTTGGGTTCATTAAATCTTGCCTTTCAAAAGAAATTTTTTGATGAAAAACTCACGGCAAGATTGGGCTTTAACGATATATTGTTTACATCACCTTGGCAAGGTTCCACGCGATTTGGTGATTTATTCATCGATGGAAATGGTGGTAGCGATAGCCGACAAGTCCGTTTTAACTTAACTTATAATTTCGGTCGTAATGAGATTAAAAAAGCTAGAAAGCGTGATACAGGAATTGAAAATGAAAAAAACAGAATGAATTAA